One Actinomycetota bacterium DNA segment encodes these proteins:
- a CDS encoding DUF368 domain-containing protein produces the protein MPRSGDTAHTASQAATTDPRATTTDRSARHRPMRAVVQVVRGFAMGSADLVPGVSGGTIALVFGIYDDLVAEIYAASSAVGRLLRLDVDGGWRALRDVRWGFLVPLVAGIGLAVVTLAGVLRTLLADRPVLMSALFFGLIVGSIVVASDELDRRDPPRLAIVTAVAAATFVLLGLRGAAMRDPGLAVMFAGGALAITAMILPGVSGSFLLLMIGLYQHLLDVVHERGAVELAVFTAGAATGLAVFSAALHWLLEHHRATVMATLIGLMAGSLRVLWMWPTDQGGVGDVRLGAPFWADVPMVLAAAMVGAVGVVVIARLGLRRDEPSR, from the coding sequence ATGCCACGGTCCGGTGACACCGCCCACACCGCGTCTCAAGCGGCCACCACCGATCCGCGAGCGACCACCACCGATCGGTCCGCGCGGCACCGGCCGATGCGAGCGGTCGTGCAGGTCGTCCGAGGTTTCGCGATGGGCAGCGCGGATCTGGTCCCCGGCGTGTCGGGTGGCACGATCGCGTTGGTCTTCGGCATCTACGACGACCTGGTGGCGGAGATCTACGCGGCGTCCTCCGCCGTCGGCCGGCTGCTCCGGCTGGACGTCGACGGCGGGTGGCGGGCGCTGCGCGACGTCCGCTGGGGGTTCCTGGTGCCGCTGGTGGCCGGTATCGGGCTGGCGGTCGTCACACTGGCGGGGGTCCTGCGTACCCTCCTGGCTGATCGCCCCGTGCTGATGTCGGCGTTGTTCTTCGGCCTCATCGTCGGGTCGATCGTGGTGGCGAGCGACGAACTCGACCGCCGGGACCCACCTCGCCTGGCGATCGTGACCGCAGTGGCAGCCGCCACGTTCGTGCTCCTGGGTCTCCGCGGCGCGGCTATGCGCGATCCTGGGCTGGCCGTGATGTTCGCCGGCGGGGCGTTGGCCATCACCGCGATGATCCTGCCCGGCGTCTCCGGTTCGTTCCTCCTCCTGATGATCGGGCTGTACCAGCATCTCCTCGACGTCGTCCACGAGCGCGGCGCCGTCGAACTCGCGGTGTTCACCGCAGGTGCCGCCACCGGCCTGGCGGTGTTCTCTGCCGCGCTGCACTGGCTGCTGGAGCATCACCGCGCCACGGTCATGGCGACGCTGATCGGCTTGATGGCCGGGTCGTTGCGGGTGCTGTGGATGTGGCCCACCGACCAGGGCGGCGTCGGCGACGTCCGCCTGGGCGCTCCGTTCTGGGCCGACGTCCCGATGGTTCTGGCTGCGGCGATGGTCGGCGCCGTCGGCGTGGTCGTGATCGCTCGCCTCGGCCTGCGCCGGGACGAGCCGTCGCGGTGA
- a CDS encoding glycosyltransferase family 4 protein, whose protein sequence is MRVLWLTNDLPPQVGGIQRFVDQLIRRVRPDSTVVVGPNHPNAERFDDAAPYRVVRAASRSLLPTPSTLNLVRAVARDHRPAVVVLGAAWPLGELGPALSRDPAVPVVGLTHGHEAGLATVGLGILVRRATRALAAVTTISDYTESRLRPHVRDVTVARIPPGVDTETFNPDVDGSALRRQWGVPAAAPLVGCVSRLVRRKGQDVLVDAWPAVRRHHVDAWLVLVGDGPLAARLHRRVQGMPQVVVAGEIQGPRLPAAYGAIDVFAMPCRTRWFGLDVEGLGSVYLEAQAAGVPVVAGVSGGAPETVRDGETGVTVDGRNPDAVAGAIATLLDDQERRSRMGRAARSWVEARWSWEQIAARFDDLLAAVASRR, encoded by the coding sequence GTGCGGGTGCTGTGGCTGACCAACGATCTGCCGCCACAGGTCGGTGGTATCCAACGCTTCGTTGACCAGCTGATCCGACGGGTCCGCCCCGACTCGACGGTGGTCGTCGGTCCCAACCACCCCAACGCCGAGCGGTTCGATGACGCGGCGCCGTACCGGGTCGTCCGCGCGGCGAGCCGTTCGCTCCTGCCGACCCCGTCCACCCTGAATCTGGTGCGGGCCGTGGCCCGCGATCACCGCCCCGCCGTGGTGGTGCTGGGGGCGGCCTGGCCGTTGGGGGAGCTGGGCCCGGCCCTGTCGCGCGACCCGGCCGTCCCGGTGGTGGGTCTCACGCACGGCCACGAAGCGGGTCTGGCCACGGTCGGCCTCGGGATCCTCGTGAGACGCGCGACCCGCGCCCTGGCTGCGGTCACCACGATCAGCGACTACACCGAGAGTCGGCTGCGGCCGCACGTGCGTGATGTCACCGTGGCACGGATCCCACCAGGTGTGGACACCGAGACGTTCAACCCGGACGTGGACGGTTCTGCCTTGCGACGCCAGTGGGGGGTGCCGGCCGCCGCGCCGCTGGTGGGCTGCGTGTCGCGGTTGGTGCGACGCAAGGGCCAAGACGTCCTCGTCGATGCTTGGCCGGCGGTGCGCCGCCACCACGTCGATGCGTGGCTGGTGCTGGTTGGTGACGGCCCGCTCGCGGCGAGGCTGCACCGCCGAGTGCAGGGCATGCCGCAGGTGGTGGTGGCCGGTGAGATCCAGGGACCGCGACTGCCGGCCGCGTACGGTGCCATCGACGTGTTCGCGATGCCATGCCGCACCCGGTGGTTCGGTCTCGACGTCGAGGGGCTGGGCAGCGTCTACCTCGAGGCGCAAGCCGCTGGTGTCCCGGTGGTGGCGGGGGTCTCGGGTGGGGCACCCGAGACCGTCCGCGACGGCGAGACCGGCGTCACCGTCGACGGTCGCAACCCCGACGCGGTGGCAGGGGCGATCGCGACGCTGCTCGATGATCAGGAGCGTCGTTCGCGGATGGGCCGCGCCGCCCGGAGCTGGGTCGAAGCCCGCTGGTCGTGGGAGCAGATCGCCGCGCGCTTCGACGATCTGCTGGCGGCCGTCGCGTCGCGACGTTGA
- the sepH gene encoding septation protein SepH, with protein sequence MSPKVGAGPEASVIEVHLIGYTADLQHLVLDVHPDARRGRYRLVVDADLFLTVDEIRRLRQGSASGDGEPTQTAGSSRRGATARIDPRPPADTSPDEPAEPAVTGPDSDETVAAGREADVASSPEQPVHESKLTPAEIQALLRAGRSPASVAKAAGTDVSWVERWMVPIVAERDQVLREAHSRRLARSRLGESGHPLGQAVDRNLGERDIDADDASWAASRRADGRWTVTVRYRQRGRTRSASWWLDRDAGTITASSPLARELGWTAPRTGRKASRSSRTAGKAAAKPSNGKAASKAGGKRSANRSTAEAASKAGGKGAEASSRKARGT encoded by the coding sequence ATGAGCCCCAAAGTCGGGGCGGGTCCGGAGGCAAGCGTGATCGAGGTTCACCTCATCGGCTACACCGCGGACCTGCAACACCTCGTCCTCGACGTGCATCCTGATGCTCGCCGTGGCCGGTACCGGCTGGTCGTCGACGCCGACCTCTTCCTCACGGTTGACGAGATCCGCCGGTTGCGCCAGGGATCGGCATCCGGTGACGGGGAGCCGACCCAGACGGCTGGGTCGTCACGCCGGGGGGCGACGGCTCGGATCGACCCCCGGCCACCAGCAGACACCTCACCGGATGAACCCGCCGAGCCGGCAGTGACCGGGCCTGACAGCGACGAGACGGTGGCCGCCGGCCGTGAGGCCGATGTCGCGTCGTCGCCGGAGCAGCCTGTCCACGAGAGCAAGCTCACGCCGGCCGAGATCCAGGCCCTGCTGCGGGCTGGGCGGTCGCCGGCATCGGTGGCCAAGGCTGCCGGGACCGACGTCAGCTGGGTCGAGCGGTGGATGGTCCCGATCGTCGCGGAACGCGACCAGGTGCTGCGCGAGGCGCACAGCCGGCGCCTGGCACGCTCGCGTTTGGGCGAGTCCGGGCATCCCCTCGGGCAGGCGGTCGACCGCAACCTCGGCGAGCGCGACATCGATGCAGATGACGCGAGCTGGGCGGCCAGCCGACGAGCCGACGGTCGTTGGACCGTCACCGTGCGCTACCGCCAGCGCGGTCGGACCCGGAGCGCCAGCTGGTGGCTCGACCGCGACGCCGGGACGATCACCGCATCGAGCCCGCTCGCCCGCGAACTCGGCTGGACGGCCCCCCGGACCGGACGGAAGGCGAGCCGGTCGTCGCGGACCGCAGGGAAGGCTGCGGCGAAGCCCTCGAACGGCAAAGCGGCGTCGAAGGCCGGCGGGAAGCGTTCGGCCAACCGTTCGACGGCCGAAGCGGCGTCGAAGGCCGGCGGGAAGGGCGCGGAGGCGTCCAGCCGGAAGGCGCGAGGGACGTAG
- a CDS encoding NYN domain-containing protein, with protein MATGGDERPEDPVPAPDEELLERLPPDEWAVLLRNVRGALHRLDDNVVTPRMAQLRALPTSRLASGRSRRDLCRLLAAGGALWHETLAQLEDDPHGGAVLAILRGEVEVAPPQRRHPQPAVVSSPDRHQRLRARAREFREQRDHARRRAEGLEARLRVEQERVQELEDAVRTFEDTIEALQRRLTSAAEERDQAVERVRRQADAQVAELRDELRTLRRREEERLQRRRRHRRAREALERRASEEIAQYRSSLRSGARPAASGRPSRLPAGIAPGTVDAAQALLVPGRRMIVDGYNVSQQHRGHLELEQQRLWLTTQLESLVARLKVLCTVVFDGDPGVNAPAPRSRLVRVRFTAGGTADDAIVELVESLPSDEPVVVVTDDRELADRVRQLRGDVIGTASLLALAG; from the coding sequence GTGGCGACCGGTGGGGACGAGCGGCCCGAGGACCCGGTGCCGGCACCGGACGAGGAGTTGCTCGAGCGGCTCCCCCCCGACGAGTGGGCGGTGCTGTTGCGCAACGTCCGTGGTGCGCTGCACCGGCTCGACGACAACGTGGTCACACCGCGGATGGCGCAGCTGCGGGCGCTGCCGACGAGCCGGTTGGCGTCGGGACGGTCCCGGCGGGATCTGTGTCGGTTGCTGGCGGCCGGTGGCGCGCTGTGGCATGAGACGCTCGCACAGCTCGAGGACGACCCCCACGGCGGCGCAGTGCTCGCGATCCTGCGCGGCGAGGTGGAAGTCGCCCCGCCGCAACGGCGCCACCCACAACCTGCCGTCGTCAGCAGCCCAGATCGCCATCAACGCCTCCGCGCTCGCGCGCGCGAGTTCCGCGAGCAGCGTGACCATGCGCGCCGACGCGCCGAAGGCCTCGAGGCGCGACTGCGGGTCGAACAGGAGCGGGTGCAGGAGCTCGAGGACGCGGTCCGCACCTTCGAGGACACGATCGAGGCGCTGCAGCGTCGTCTGACCTCGGCGGCCGAGGAGCGCGACCAAGCGGTCGAACGGGTCCGCCGCCAGGCCGACGCGCAGGTGGCCGAGCTCCGTGATGAGCTACGGACGCTGCGCCGGCGGGAGGAGGAACGCCTCCAACGCCGGCGGCGGCACCGGCGAGCGCGCGAGGCCCTCGAACGACGCGCCAGCGAGGAGATCGCGCAGTACCGCTCGTCGCTCCGGTCGGGGGCGCGCCCGGCCGCGTCCGGGCGCCCCAGCCGGCTCCCCGCCGGTATCGCCCCGGGCACGGTCGACGCTGCGCAGGCGCTGCTGGTCCCCGGCCGGAGGATGATCGTCGACGGGTACAACGTCTCACAGCAACATCGCGGCCACCTCGAGCTCGAGCAGCAGCGGTTGTGGTTGACCACCCAGCTCGAGTCGTTGGTCGCCCGCCTGAAGGTGCTGTGCACGGTCGTCTTCGATGGGGATCCGGGCGTCAACGCGCCTGCGCCACGGTCACGTCTCGTCCGGGTGCGCTTCACAGCGGGGGGGACCGCCGACGATGCCATCGTCGAACTGGTCGAGTCCCTCCCCTCCGACGAGCCGGTCGTCGTGGTCACCGACGACCGCGAGCTGGCCGACCGTGTCCGCCAGCTGCGGGGGGACGTCATCGGCACCGCTTCGCTGCTCGCTCTGGCCGGTTGA
- a CDS encoding DUF309 domain-containing protein — protein sequence MSDQRRQVRRYERDRDENGRPANARPRDRLGRPLPRGAEPAETVEDFALDDLEEALAKAVELWNQERFFEAHEVLEDVWNAAPDGDRLFWQGVIQVAVGCCHHQRGNVPGSVALLRKAAEKLAEYPDVYHGIDVEQLRVFAEGAADVVAETGEIFEIGYLEFPAMDAGPWFGSDPTEVMLR from the coding sequence GTGAGCGACCAGCGACGCCAGGTCCGCCGCTACGAGCGGGACCGCGACGAGAACGGCCGCCCCGCCAACGCCCGCCCGCGCGACCGGCTCGGTCGGCCCCTGCCTCGCGGTGCCGAACCGGCCGAGACCGTCGAGGACTTCGCGTTGGACGACCTCGAGGAGGCGCTCGCCAAAGCGGTCGAACTGTGGAACCAGGAGCGTTTCTTCGAGGCCCACGAGGTGCTGGAGGACGTCTGGAACGCCGCCCCGGACGGGGACCGGCTGTTCTGGCAGGGTGTGATCCAGGTGGCGGTGGGCTGCTGTCACCATCAGCGTGGCAACGTCCCCGGGTCGGTTGCGCTGCTCCGCAAGGCCGCCGAGAAGCTGGCCGAGTACCCCGACGTCTACCACGGGATCGACGTCGAGCAGCTCCGCGTCTTCGCGGAGGGAGCGGCCGACGTGGTCGCCGAGACCGGCGAGATCTTCGAGATCGGCTACCTGGAGTTCCCCGCCATGGACGCCGGGCCCTGGTTCGGCTCGGACCCCACCGAGGTGATGCTGCGGTGA